One genomic region from Bacteroidota bacterium encodes:
- a CDS encoding alkaline phosphatase family protein, with the protein MRISFLALLLHSIVSLSLSAPSPKPAPHPRLAVVISLDQFPYEYLPRFQPYFSENGINYLLSHGADFTNARYEHAATKTAPGHASFMTGAYAHINGITSNNWYDRRSKKRVNAVEDGTVQLFGGSAIGRSPKNLLTSTFGDMLRLSTNFRSKVISFSNKDRSAILMGGKFGKAFWFEGPVVATSNYYYTAVPEWLKTFNASGSMERFMGQTWSESQPAIAAKICDRDDAPYEDNVLGFGKSFPHLLPGKLQGKANPAYYDLLTFTPYATEVLLDAARKGFVAESLGTRGVTDLICIGISATDELGHVFGPASHEVFDDALRTDSMLASFLAFLDQQVGLANCVIVLTSDHGISHIPEYIRSKSPRFEAGRVGLAEMTRQASRALDAAFAKDATGTKWVEQIIDSEIYLDREVLRQKNVTLGAAVQVLKDSLSTLPVFASVYTRDEIEHSGALDRFGLMVRNSYRADRSGDVICVLKPFYLNGGDTVGTSHGQPEEYDTHVPLIFCGTMFKQGKYRQEVSPIDLAPTMSEALQIEYPPSREGRVLYEAIR; encoded by the coding sequence ATGAGAATAAGTTTCCTCGCGCTCCTTCTTCATAGTATAGTTTCGCTCAGTCTCTCCGCTCCTTCGCCGAAACCAGCACCGCATCCCAGGCTTGCCGTTGTCATCTCGCTTGACCAATTTCCGTACGAGTACCTTCCCCGATTCCAGCCCTACTTTTCGGAGAACGGGATCAATTATCTCCTGAGCCACGGCGCCGACTTCACGAACGCACGCTACGAGCACGCCGCAACCAAGACGGCCCCGGGACACGCATCATTTATGACCGGCGCATACGCTCACATCAACGGAATCACATCCAACAACTGGTACGATCGCCGCTCGAAGAAGAGGGTCAATGCAGTCGAAGATGGGACGGTTCAGCTTTTCGGGGGCAGCGCAATCGGACGGTCGCCCAAAAACCTGTTGACTTCGACGTTTGGCGATATGCTGAGATTGAGCACAAATTTTCGCTCAAAAGTGATCTCCTTCTCGAACAAGGACCGGAGCGCCATTCTGATGGGGGGCAAGTTCGGGAAGGCGTTCTGGTTCGAAGGCCCGGTCGTCGCCACCTCCAACTATTACTACACGGCAGTGCCGGAATGGCTAAAAACCTTCAATGCCTCGGGGTCGATGGAGCGCTTCATGGGGCAAACGTGGAGCGAGTCCCAGCCGGCGATCGCTGCAAAGATCTGCGACCGCGATGACGCGCCCTACGAGGACAACGTCCTGGGGTTCGGAAAGTCTTTTCCACACCTGCTTCCCGGAAAACTACAGGGAAAGGCCAATCCTGCCTACTACGATCTACTCACCTTCACCCCCTATGCCACCGAAGTCCTTCTCGACGCGGCGCGCAAGGGGTTTGTTGCCGAGTCGCTGGGGACGCGCGGTGTAACCGATTTGATCTGCATCGGAATATCGGCGACCGACGAGCTTGGCCACGTGTTCGGGCCTGCGAGCCATGAGGTATTCGACGATGCCCTCCGGACCGATTCCATGCTTGCCTCTTTTCTCGCGTTCCTCGATCAACAGGTCGGTCTCGCCAACTGCGTTATCGTTCTGACAAGCGATCATGGAATTTCGCACATCCCGGAATACATCAGGAGTAAAAGCCCCCGCTTCGAGGCGGGAAGAGTCGGATTGGCCGAAATGACCCGGCAGGCCTCCAGAGCTCTTGATGCGGCGTTTGCGAAGGATGCGACGGGGACGAAATGGGTCGAGCAGATCATCGATTCCGAGATCTATCTCGACCGCGAGGTCTTGAGGCAGAAGAATGTCACGCTCGGCGCGGCGGTGCAGGTTTTGAAGGACTCGCTCTCCACACTTCCGGTCTTCGCGTCAGTCTATACGCGCGACGAGATCGAGCACTCGGGTGCATTGGACCGGTTCGGATTGATGGTGCGGAACTCTTACCGTGCCGATCGAAGCGGGGATGTGATCTGCGTTTTGAAGCCCTTCTATCTTAACGGAGGCGATACGGTCGGAACGAGCCACGGACAACCGGAAGAGTACGACACGCACGTTCCTCTGATTTTCTGCGGGACGATGTTTAAGCAGGGAAAGTACAGGCAGGAGGTGAGCCCGATCGACCTAGCCCCGACGATGTCGGAAGCGCTGCAAATAGAGTACCCGCCGAGCAGGGAGGGAAGAGTGCTCTACGAGGCGATCAGGTAG
- a CDS encoding VWA domain-containing protein produces the protein MRFRYTKWVPGSMTDEQRLETLASLFSYLLIQTSGDVEEAIEWLRQLAQEYGIFDENLTIEDLIEKLKEMGIIEEADEMLKLTTKGVQRIRQDALREIFTSLRKGSVGYHEQPQTGTGIDRLGETKKWTIGDAPTNIDLTSTLTNAFKRGGIEEFSLKEEDLEVYETEHLTSCATVLMLDISHSMILYGEDRITPAKQVALALSELIAQKYPKDYLALVVFGDDAKLMSLNELPFLNVGPYHTNTRAGLQLARDLLRRRKTVNKQIFMVTDGKPSAIFDENHRLYKNSFGLDPRIVNKTLDEAVACRRERITISTFMVARDPYLINFIEELTKANHGRAYYSQLQNLGQFIFVDYIRNRRKKFGAS, from the coding sequence ATGCGGTTCCGCTACACGAAATGGGTTCCCGGTTCGATGACGGACGAGCAGAGGCTCGAGACTCTCGCCTCTCTCTTCAGCTATCTCCTGATTCAAACCAGCGGCGACGTGGAAGAAGCGATCGAATGGCTCCGCCAGCTCGCGCAGGAGTACGGCATCTTCGACGAGAACCTGACCATCGAAGATCTCATCGAGAAGCTGAAGGAGATGGGGATCATCGAAGAGGCGGACGAGATGCTGAAGCTCACGACGAAGGGGGTGCAGCGGATCAGGCAGGACGCTCTCCGGGAAATATTCACCTCGCTCCGAAAGGGCTCGGTGGGATACCATGAGCAGCCCCAAACCGGGACAGGGATCGACCGGCTTGGTGAAACGAAGAAATGGACGATCGGCGATGCCCCCACGAACATCGATCTCACATCGACGCTGACAAACGCGTTCAAGCGGGGCGGCATCGAGGAATTTTCGCTGAAGGAGGAAGATCTGGAGGTGTACGAAACGGAGCACCTCACTTCCTGCGCCACCGTTCTGATGCTCGACATCAGCCACAGCATGATCCTCTACGGCGAGGACCGCATCACACCGGCGAAGCAGGTGGCGCTGGCCCTTTCTGAACTGATAGCGCAGAAATACCCGAAGGATTATCTTGCGCTGGTTGTCTTCGGAGACGACGCGAAACTGATGAGCCTCAACGAGTTGCCGTTCCTGAACGTAGGTCCGTACCACACAAATACGCGCGCCGGGTTACAGCTGGCGCGGGATCTTCTCAGGCGGCGGAAGACTGTGAACAAACAGATTTTCATGGTGACGGACGGAAAACCCTCCGCCATCTTCGACGAAAACCACCGCCTCTACAAGAACTCGTTCGGGCTTGATCCCAGGATCGTCAATAAGACGCTGGATGAAGCGGTGGCCTGCCGGCGGGAACGGATCACCATCAGCACCTTCATGGTCGCACGGGATCCGTATCTGATTAATTTTATCGAGGAGCTTACAAAAGCGAACCACGGGAGGGCGTACTACTCGCAGCTGCAGAATCTCGGACAGTTCATCTTCGTAGATTACATCCGCAACCGGCGGAAGAAATTCGGCGCTTCCTAG
- a CDS encoding magnesium chelatase, with translation MNQPQTIGELRKSGYRVQSVKDEIRKNLIGKIQRKEPLFPAIIGFEKTVIPAIVNAILAKHDIMLLGLRGQAKSRIVRHLPSLLDEYIPIIDGCEINDSPFKPVCKRCNDLVLECGDAVKVEWVHRDARLGEKLATPDVTIADLIGDIDPIKAATQRLHYSHEGAIHFGIIPRTNRGIFAINELPDLQPRIQVGLFNIMEEKDIQIRGFNVRIPLDILIVFTANPEDYTNRGNIITPLKDRIDSQIFTHYPRTIEDSIRITEQEAWVKRNGRRTVIPAYFKEIVEQIGFEARKSEFVDQKSGVSARLTIASMENLVSNAERRTILTEDDCIVPRICDLPHVLPGMTGKIELVFEGEQEGPTKVGKALIGKAVRDVFKKYFPDPLQRKQQRSNVAESRHVSEDAEYGKIIGWFESGNKIEIADDMRVAEYFAELDKVKGLRELTTRHMHISNSDVYELASAMEFALDGLHQFSKIAKEEIDHTIEYKDLVGSIFTGRGKVEEDD, from the coding sequence ATGAACCAACCCCAGACAATCGGTGAGCTGAGAAAATCGGGATACCGCGTCCAATCCGTCAAGGATGAGATCCGGAAGAACCTGATCGGAAAGATCCAGCGCAAGGAGCCGCTCTTCCCTGCGATCATCGGATTCGAAAAAACCGTCATTCCCGCGATCGTTAACGCGATTCTTGCGAAGCACGACATCATGCTCCTCGGGCTGCGCGGACAGGCAAAATCCCGCATTGTCCGCCACCTGCCGAGCCTCCTCGACGAGTACATCCCGATTATCGACGGGTGCGAGATCAACGACAGCCCGTTCAAGCCGGTCTGCAAGCGCTGCAATGACCTCGTGCTGGAATGCGGCGACGCAGTCAAAGTCGAGTGGGTTCACCGGGACGCGCGGCTGGGCGAAAAGCTCGCCACACCCGACGTTACGATTGCCGACCTGATCGGGGACATCGATCCGATCAAAGCGGCCACCCAACGATTGCACTATTCACATGAGGGGGCGATCCATTTCGGCATCATCCCCAGGACGAACCGCGGCATCTTTGCGATCAACGAACTGCCGGACCTGCAGCCCCGCATCCAGGTGGGTTTATTCAACATCATGGAGGAAAAGGATATCCAGATCCGCGGCTTCAACGTGCGGATACCTCTTGACATCCTGATTGTGTTCACTGCGAACCCAGAGGATTACACGAACAGAGGCAATATCATCACGCCTTTGAAGGACCGTATCGATTCACAGATCTTCACACACTATCCGCGCACCATCGAAGACTCGATCCGGATCACCGAGCAGGAAGCCTGGGTGAAACGAAACGGCCGGCGCACCGTGATCCCGGCATATTTCAAGGAGATCGTCGAGCAGATCGGGTTCGAGGCCCGCAAGAGCGAATTTGTCGATCAGAAATCGGGCGTGAGCGCGCGCCTCACGATCGCGTCGATGGAGAACCTCGTGAGCAACGCCGAAAGGCGGACGATTCTGACGGAGGACGATTGCATCGTCCCGAGGATCTGCGATCTTCCGCATGTGCTTCCCGGCATGACCGGAAAAATCGAACTCGTATTCGAGGGAGAGCAGGAGGGCCCCACCAAAGTCGGGAAAGCTCTCATCGGCAAAGCGGTCCGGGACGTGTTCAAGAAGTATTTCCCTGATCCCTTGCAGCGAAAGCAACAACGCTCGAACGTCGCAGAGTCGCGCCATGTGTCGGAAGATGCCGAATATGGGAAGATCATCGGCTGGTTCGAGTCGGGAAACAAGATCGAGATCGCGGATGACATGCGCGTGGCGGAATACTTCGCGGAACTCGACAAGGTGAAGGGGCTGCGGGAGCTGACCACAAGACACATGCACATTTCGAACAGCGACGTGTACGAGCTGGCCTCAGCGATGGAGTTTGCCCTCGACGGCCTGCACCAGTTCTCGAAGATCGCCAAGGAAGAAATCGACCATACGATCGAGTACAAGGATTTGGTCGGCAGCATCTTTACCGGCCGCGGAAAAGTGGAAGAGGACGACTGA
- a CDS encoding SRPBCC domain-containing protein: MDGQPIVVERTYDAPVSKVWKALTDKGEMKKWYFDLRDFKPKVGFKFEFLSGPSPGKQYLHKCEITEVIPEKKLTHSWRYDGQPGNSVLSYELTKQGEKTLLKLTHRGVETFPPDNPDFARKNFEEGWNQFINTSLKNYLEPGTRPKTQPQSQQQKHTQMN, translated from the coding sequence ATGGACGGCCAACCAATCGTGGTAGAACGAACATACGATGCGCCGGTCTCGAAGGTTTGGAAGGCATTGACCGACAAGGGAGAAATGAAGAAATGGTATTTCGACCTTCGGGATTTCAAGCCAAAGGTGGGATTCAAGTTCGAGTTCCTCAGCGGGCCGAGCCCGGGCAAGCAGTACCTGCATAAGTGTGAGATAACGGAGGTAATTCCGGAGAAGAAGCTCACACATAGCTGGCGTTACGATGGTCAGCCCGGAAATTCGGTCCTTTCCTACGAGCTGACGAAGCAGGGAGAGAAAACACTGCTGAAGCTGACTCACAGAGGGGTCGAGACGTTCCCACCGGACAATCCGGACTTTGCGAGAAAGAATTTCGAAGAGGGGTGGAACCAGTTTATCAACACCTCTTTGAAGAATTACCTGGAGCCCGGAACTCGTCCGAAGACACAACCGCAATCGCAACAGCAGAAACACACGCAGATGAACTAA
- a CDS encoding outer membrane protein transport protein: MKKTISISTLLIICTLCLSLKTYSQFPEDVLRLSTPGFGVGARSIGLGMAYTGVANDFSAAYYNPAGLAQLRMNEVSVGLQNVSFGNTGSFFTNDQSLTNSGTNLNSLGLVYAVPTKKGSFVLAIGYNRQSDFTTGLSFAGFNPNSSIVQSFAPDGGLTPNPSGNLAYELYLANADSIGPNTYRWDSKITDNVTQSGKVLESGGLNHVSFSGAVETAKDLYLGLTVNILSGSYNYQRNYYEDDLRNIYTTSPFDLRSLSLLETVESDLSGFNANLGFLYKFGENSRVGISVKTPSWITVSEVYSQSGSSDFDNNDHFEYVVADRVHNEYDVTTPFVFSAGLSYGIRNVMLTADLDYTDWTQMEFRNANSTLLSYNTQIKEEFQPTADIHIGAEFEPIAGSLQLRGGFAYLRSPYQNDPANFDKKYITAGAGFLVADAIAIDLAFAHGYWKNFRVNYDATSRVDEDITTNNLIGTVSYRF, encoded by the coding sequence ATGAAAAAGACTATCTCGATATCTACACTCCTCATCATCTGCACGCTTTGTTTATCTCTCAAGACATACTCCCAGTTTCCCGAAGATGTTCTGCGCCTCTCGACGCCGGGGTTCGGAGTCGGGGCGAGGTCGATCGGCCTGGGAATGGCCTACACGGGAGTCGCGAATGATTTTTCCGCGGCTTACTACAACCCGGCCGGGCTCGCTCAGCTTCGGATGAACGAAGTGTCGGTCGGTTTGCAGAACGTTTCGTTCGGAAACACCGGCTCGTTCTTCACGAACGACCAGTCGCTGACCAACAGCGGAACCAACCTTAACAGCCTCGGCCTCGTCTACGCGGTGCCGACTAAGAAGGGGAGTTTTGTCCTCGCGATCGGCTATAACAGGCAATCCGATTTTACCACCGGATTGTCGTTCGCGGGTTTCAATCCCAACAGCAGCATCGTTCAGTCATTCGCTCCCGACGGAGGGTTGACTCCCAATCCGTCAGGCAATCTTGCCTACGAGCTCTATCTTGCGAACGCCGATTCGATCGGTCCCAACACGTACAGGTGGGACAGCAAGATCACGGACAACGTGACGCAGAGCGGAAAGGTGCTTGAAAGCGGCGGACTGAATCACGTCTCGTTCTCCGGCGCAGTCGAGACGGCAAAGGATCTCTACCTCGGTCTCACGGTGAATATCCTCTCCGGTTCATACAACTACCAGAGGAATTACTACGAAGATGATTTGAGAAATATCTACACGACTTCGCCGTTCGACTTGAGATCGCTTTCGTTGCTGGAGACTGTGGAGAGCGACTTGAGCGGCTTCAACGCGAACCTGGGGTTCCTCTACAAGTTCGGAGAGAACAGCCGCGTCGGTATCTCGGTGAAAACCCCGTCGTGGATAACTGTGTCGGAAGTCTATTCGCAATCGGGGTCAAGCGATTTCGACAATAACGACCATTTCGAGTATGTCGTTGCCGACCGGGTGCATAATGAGTATGATGTGACGACGCCCTTTGTCTTCTCAGCCGGACTCTCGTACGGGATCCGGAACGTGATGCTCACGGCCGATCTCGACTACACTGATTGGACCCAGATGGAATTCCGGAATGCGAATTCCACCCTTCTGAGTTACAATACGCAGATTAAGGAGGAGTTTCAGCCGACGGCGGACATTCACATCGGCGCTGAATTTGAACCGATCGCCGGTTCGCTTCAACTCCGCGGCGGATTCGCCTATCTGAGGTCCCCGTATCAGAACGATCCCGCGAACTTCGACAAGAAGTATATCACGGCAGGAGCGGGATTCCTTGTGGCGGACGCCATCGCCATCGATCTCGCCTTCGCGCACGGGTACTGGAAGAACTTCCGCGTGAACTATGATGCGACCTCGCGGGTGGATGAAGATATTACGACCAACAATTTGATCGGAACAGTCTCGTACCGGTTCTGA